From Streptomyces sp. TLI_053, a single genomic window includes:
- a CDS encoding acyltransferase → MPSKYVLQADFLTARPLSEVLGRENGFGLLRLLLAISVILAHANPLGMGTSDLGADWSHGQTGLGAVAVAGFFVLSGLLITRSGMRLSTARFLWSRAIRILPGLWACLLLTAFVLAPAVARHEHLLDGFWSHPQGPWEYVRANWSIGVNQWSISGLLAHNPHAGSFNGSIWSLAYEALCYVVVAALAATGLLHRARWVVLGTVAVLYGYTVHLALDYPQLRAPGYAPTGLPDWRLPLLGIINMDMLIPLGLLFGLGAVAELYKTHIRMNGIAALVAFGILVGAVRFGGYLVIGIPALAYLLLWIAAFTPRPLTRIGTKVDLSYGVYIYAFPIQ, encoded by the coding sequence ATGCCCAGTAAGTACGTTCTGCAAGCCGATTTTTTGACCGCCCGGCCATTGTCGGAGGTATTGGGCAGGGAGAACGGGTTCGGCCTCCTGCGGTTGCTGCTCGCGATCTCGGTGATCCTCGCTCACGCCAATCCGCTCGGCATGGGAACAAGCGACCTCGGGGCGGACTGGTCGCACGGGCAGACGGGGCTCGGCGCAGTCGCCGTCGCCGGATTCTTCGTCCTCTCCGGACTTTTGATCACGCGAAGCGGAATGCGACTCAGTACGGCCCGCTTTCTCTGGAGCCGCGCGATCCGAATCCTCCCGGGCCTCTGGGCCTGTCTGCTGCTCACCGCCTTCGTCCTCGCGCCGGCGGTGGCCCGCCACGAGCACCTGCTCGACGGCTTCTGGTCCCATCCGCAGGGGCCGTGGGAGTACGTCCGGGCCAACTGGTCGATCGGTGTGAACCAGTGGTCCATCTCCGGCCTGCTGGCGCACAATCCTCACGCCGGCTCCTTCAACGGCTCCATCTGGTCGCTCGCCTACGAGGCCCTCTGTTACGTCGTGGTAGCCGCCCTCGCGGCCACGGGCCTGCTCCACCGGGCCCGCTGGGTCGTCCTCGGCACGGTCGCCGTCCTGTACGGCTACACCGTCCACCTCGCGCTGGACTACCCCCAGCTGCGCGCTCCCGGCTATGCGCCGACAGGCCTGCCCGACTGGCGGCTGCCCCTCCTGGGCATCATCAACATGGACATGCTCATACCGCTGGGCCTCCTGTTCGGCCTCGGCGCGGTCGCCGAACTGTACAAGACGCACATACGGATGAACGGGATCGCCGCACTCGTCGCGTTCGGCATTCTCGTGGGGGCCGTCCGCTTCGGCGGATACCTCGTGATCGGGATTCCGGCCCTCGCCTATCTGCTGCTCTGGATCGCTGCCTTCACCCCGCGGCCACTCACGCGAATCGGCACCAAGGTCGACCTGTCCTACGGCGTCTACATCTACGCGTTCCCGATCCAATAG
- a CDS encoding RICIN domain-containing protein: MLLTPAPAALAAVPTGATTLVSQNSGKCVDAAAAATANGTAVQQYTCNGTGAQQWQVQELGNGYVRINAQNDPAQALDVTDVSTADGAKVQLWTYGGGTNQQWQAVAEANGAHHFVNRNSGKCLDVPGASTADAVRLQQYTCNGTAAQSFTFGSTGTNPPGTPDLGPNVAVFDPSTPTAAIQAKLDQVFAQQETNQFGTQRQALLFKPGSYNVNANVGFYTQVAGLGLSPDDVTVNGAVHAEADWFQGNATQNFWRSAENLSVNPTGGADRWAVSQAAPYRRMHVRGNLRLDDGGWSSGGFIADSLIDGRVESGSQQQWLSRNTQWGGWTGSNWNMVFVGDVNAPANTFPAPPFTTVARTPVVREKPFLYVDRAGGYQVFVPALRSDTTGTTWAGGTQAGDSLPIDRFFVVKPGATAADMNAALAQGKNLLITPGVYHLNQTLRVNRPDTVVLGLGLATLVPDNGITAVDVADVDGVKLAGLLIDAGTVNSPVLMRIGGDGPTAVDHRADPTSLHDVFFRIGGAGVGRATQSLVVNSNHVIGDHLWLWRADHGSGVGWTSNTAANGLVVNGADVTMYGLFVEHYQQTQVIWNGSGGRTYFFQNELPYDPPNQAAWTNGSTRGYPAYQVAPGVTTHEAWGLGSYAYFNVNPAVVEEQSFEAPNRPGVRFHDLVTVSLGGTGTINHIINSTGGPSNSTTNVANLVAYP, translated from the coding sequence GTGCTGCTGACCCCGGCCCCGGCCGCCCTGGCCGCCGTCCCCACCGGCGCGACCACGCTCGTGTCGCAGAACTCCGGCAAATGCGTCGACGCCGCCGCGGCGGCCACCGCGAACGGCACCGCCGTACAGCAGTACACCTGCAACGGCACCGGCGCCCAGCAGTGGCAGGTCCAGGAGCTCGGCAACGGCTACGTCCGGATCAACGCGCAGAACGACCCCGCGCAGGCCCTCGACGTCACCGATGTCTCCACCGCCGACGGCGCCAAGGTCCAGCTCTGGACGTACGGCGGCGGAACGAACCAGCAGTGGCAGGCCGTCGCCGAGGCGAACGGCGCCCACCACTTCGTCAACCGCAACAGCGGCAAGTGCCTGGACGTGCCCGGCGCCTCCACCGCCGACGCGGTCCGGCTGCAGCAGTACACCTGCAACGGCACCGCCGCCCAGTCCTTCACCTTCGGCAGCACCGGCACCAACCCGCCCGGCACCCCCGACCTGGGCCCCAACGTGGCGGTGTTCGACCCCTCGACGCCGACCGCCGCCATCCAGGCCAAGCTCGACCAGGTCTTCGCCCAGCAGGAGACCAACCAGTTCGGCACCCAGCGCCAGGCCCTGCTCTTCAAGCCCGGCAGCTACAACGTGAACGCCAACGTCGGCTTCTACACCCAGGTCGCCGGCCTGGGCCTGTCCCCCGACGACGTCACCGTCAACGGCGCCGTGCACGCCGAGGCCGACTGGTTCCAGGGCAACGCCACCCAGAACTTCTGGCGCTCCGCCGAGAACCTCTCCGTGAACCCCACCGGCGGCGCCGACCGCTGGGCCGTCTCCCAGGCCGCCCCCTACCGGCGGATGCACGTGCGCGGCAACCTCCGGCTCGACGACGGCGGCTGGTCCTCCGGCGGCTTCATCGCCGACTCCCTGATCGACGGCCGGGTCGAATCCGGCTCCCAGCAGCAGTGGCTCTCCCGCAACACCCAGTGGGGCGGCTGGACCGGCTCCAACTGGAACATGGTCTTCGTCGGCGACGTCAACGCCCCCGCCAACACCTTCCCCGCCCCGCCCTTCACCACCGTGGCGCGGACCCCGGTGGTGCGCGAGAAGCCCTTCCTCTACGTGGACCGGGCCGGCGGCTACCAGGTCTTCGTCCCGGCGCTGCGGAGCGACACCACCGGCACCACCTGGGCCGGCGGCACGCAGGCGGGCGACTCGCTGCCGATCGACCGGTTCTTCGTCGTCAAGCCCGGCGCCACCGCCGCGGACATGAACGCCGCCCTCGCCCAGGGCAAGAACCTGCTGATCACACCGGGCGTCTACCACCTGAACCAGACCCTGCGCGTCAACCGGCCCGACACCGTCGTGCTCGGCCTGGGCCTGGCCACCCTGGTGCCCGACAACGGCATCACCGCCGTCGACGTCGCCGACGTGGACGGCGTGAAGCTGGCCGGCCTGCTGATCGACGCCGGCACCGTCAACAGCCCCGTGCTGATGCGGATCGGCGGCGACGGCCCCACCGCCGTCGACCACCGCGCCGATCCCACCTCCCTGCACGACGTGTTCTTCCGCATCGGCGGCGCGGGCGTCGGCCGGGCCACCCAGTCCCTGGTCGTCAACTCGAACCACGTCATCGGCGACCACCTGTGGCTGTGGCGCGCCGACCACGGCAGCGGCGTCGGCTGGACCAGCAACACCGCCGCCAACGGACTCGTCGTCAACGGCGCCGACGTCACCATGTACGGCCTGTTCGTGGAGCACTACCAGCAGACCCAGGTGATCTGGAACGGCTCCGGCGGCCGCACCTACTTCTTCCAGAACGAACTCCCCTACGACCCGCCGAACCAGGCCGCCTGGACGAACGGCTCCACCCGCGGCTACCCCGCCTACCAGGTCGCGCCCGGCGTCACCACCCACGAGGCCTGGGGCCTCGGCTCCTACGCCTACTTCAACGTCAACCCCGCCGTCGTCGAGGAGCAGTCCTTCGAGGCCCCCAACCGCCCCGGCGTCCGCTTCCACGACCTGGTGACCGTCTCCCTGGGCGGCACCGGCACCATCAACCACATCATCAACTCCACCGGCGGCCCCTCCAACTCCACCACCAACGTCGCCAACCTGGTCGCCTACCCATAA
- a CDS encoding chitinase: MLRNLTRTAAAALALPATVAALLSGAAGQASATAGQAAVAVAAAAGPGFPAQYAAPYLETWNNPSTLADARNGAGLKYVTLAFVISDGGCNATFNGNTPITDAGWTGAINAHRAAGGDVIASFGGASGTELGQACTSVAALQAQYKRVVDALDLTRIDLDIEGGALADTAANDRRNQALAQLQQAQAAAGKRLDVNYTLPVAPTGLLPDSLSLLSNAKSRGLNVNAVNIMTMDYGPAMDMGQAAISAAEGLHTQLGRIWTAKTSEQLWAMEGNTPMIGVNDTQAEVFTTANAQTLTDFARSRGIQLLAFWAVGRDKACATNGTLSSTCSGTPQSAYQFSRTFNTVTGGGTTPPTGRTGRITGYGGKCVDVASAGTANGTAIQLWDCNGTGAQSWTVGTDGTVRALGKCLDVTSAGTADGTPIQLWDCNGTGAQQWQARADRTLVNPASGRCLDATGPSSANGTRLQIWDCYAAANQQWTLPA, encoded by the coding sequence TTGCTTCGCAACCTCACCCGCACCGCCGCGGCCGCGCTGGCACTGCCCGCCACCGTCGCCGCCCTCCTCTCCGGCGCCGCCGGCCAGGCCTCTGCCACCGCCGGTCAGGCCGCGGTCGCGGTCGCGGCCGCCGCCGGCCCGGGTTTCCCCGCCCAGTACGCGGCGCCGTACCTGGAGACCTGGAACAACCCGTCCACCCTCGCCGACGCCCGCAACGGCGCCGGGCTGAAGTACGTCACCCTCGCCTTCGTGATCAGCGACGGCGGCTGCAACGCCACCTTCAACGGCAACACCCCGATCACGGACGCCGGTTGGACCGGCGCGATCAACGCGCACCGGGCGGCCGGGGGCGATGTGATCGCCAGCTTCGGCGGCGCGTCCGGCACCGAACTCGGCCAGGCCTGCACCAGCGTCGCCGCGCTCCAGGCCCAGTACAAGCGGGTGGTGGACGCACTCGACCTGACCCGCATCGACCTGGACATCGAGGGCGGGGCACTGGCCGACACCGCCGCCAACGACCGCCGCAACCAGGCCCTCGCCCAACTCCAGCAGGCCCAGGCGGCCGCCGGGAAGCGGCTGGACGTCAACTACACCCTGCCGGTCGCCCCCACCGGCCTGCTGCCCGACTCCCTGAGCCTGCTGAGCAACGCCAAGAGCCGCGGCCTGAACGTCAACGCCGTGAACATCATGACGATGGACTACGGCCCGGCCATGGACATGGGCCAGGCCGCGATCAGCGCCGCCGAGGGCCTGCACACCCAACTCGGCCGGATCTGGACGGCCAAGACCTCCGAGCAGCTGTGGGCGATGGAGGGCAACACCCCGATGATCGGGGTCAACGACACCCAGGCCGAGGTCTTCACCACCGCGAACGCCCAGACCCTCACCGACTTCGCCCGCTCCCGCGGCATCCAGCTGCTCGCCTTCTGGGCCGTCGGACGCGACAAGGCCTGCGCCACCAACGGCACCCTGTCCTCCACCTGCAGCGGCACCCCGCAGTCCGCCTACCAGTTCTCGCGGACCTTCAACACCGTCACCGGCGGCGGCACCACCCCGCCCACCGGCCGCACCGGCCGGATCACCGGCTACGGCGGCAAGTGCGTCGACGTCGCCTCCGCCGGCACCGCCAACGGCACCGCGATCCAGCTGTGGGACTGCAACGGCACCGGCGCCCAGTCCTGGACCGTCGGCACCGACGGCACCGTCCGGGCGCTCGGCAAGTGCCTGGACGTCACCTCCGCGGGCACCGCCGACGGCACTCCGATCCAGCTGTGGGACTGCAACGGCACCGGCGCCCAGCAGTGGCAGGCCCGGGCCGACCGAACCCTGGTCAACCCCGCCTCCGGCCGCTGCCTGGACGCCACCGGCCCGTCCTCCGCGAACGGCACCCGGCTGCAGATCTGGGACTGCTACGCCGCCGCGAACCAGCAGTGGACCCTGCCCGCCTGA
- a CDS encoding ThuA domain-containing protein → MPRHRVRGRLPQAVLALLALLLGILAPTGSAAQAAPTAPDFKVIAFYNGTWDAAHIDFDKEANDWFPRTAAANNFTYTATTDWNLLANGGVDAYDVVLFLDDAPQTAAQRAGFERFMRGGGAWLGFHVSAFATEAAGWDWYYNRFLGSGNFRSNTWGPTTAVLRTENGNHPAAASLPPTWTSAVSEWYSWANDLRTNPDIKVLASVDPSGFPLGSDPNQTWYGGDYPIVWTNTQYRMLYANFGHNAMNYATNTRTSSTFASAVQNRMLVDALKWLGRAPAGTDPWYSLTSRANGRCVDARSASTANGTAIQQYTCNGTTAQHFRLAATDGGYVRLAARNDPGQVVDVTGVATADNAPLQLWAYGGGANQQWRPVAEAGGTQHFVARHSGKCLAVATTAATDSVQLVQRTCDNSAAQSFRLTAQP, encoded by the coding sequence ATGCCGCGCCACCGTGTCCGAGGACGGCTGCCGCAGGCCGTCCTCGCCCTGCTCGCCCTCCTGCTCGGCATCCTCGCCCCGACCGGCTCCGCCGCCCAAGCCGCCCCCACGGCACCCGACTTCAAGGTGATCGCGTTCTACAACGGCACCTGGGACGCCGCCCACATCGACTTCGACAAGGAGGCCAACGACTGGTTCCCCAGGACCGCGGCGGCCAACAACTTCACCTACACCGCCACCACCGACTGGAACCTGCTGGCCAACGGCGGGGTCGACGCGTACGACGTCGTCCTGTTCCTGGACGACGCCCCGCAGACCGCCGCCCAGCGCGCGGGCTTCGAACGGTTCATGCGCGGCGGCGGGGCCTGGCTCGGCTTCCACGTGTCGGCCTTCGCGACCGAGGCCGCCGGCTGGGACTGGTACTACAACCGCTTCCTCGGCAGCGGGAACTTCCGCTCCAACACCTGGGGCCCGACGACCGCCGTGCTGCGCACCGAGAACGGCAACCACCCCGCTGCCGCGTCCCTGCCGCCGACCTGGACCTCCGCGGTCAGCGAGTGGTACTCCTGGGCGAACGACCTCCGCACCAACCCCGACATCAAGGTGCTGGCCTCGGTCGACCCGTCGGGTTTCCCGCTCGGCAGCGACCCGAACCAGACCTGGTACGGCGGTGACTACCCGATCGTCTGGACCAACACCCAGTACCGCATGCTGTACGCCAACTTCGGTCACAACGCGATGAACTACGCCACCAACACCCGGACTTCGTCCACCTTCGCGTCGGCCGTCCAGAACCGGATGCTGGTCGACGCGCTCAAGTGGCTGGGCCGGGCGCCGGCCGGTACCGACCCCTGGTACAGCCTGACCTCGCGGGCCAACGGCCGGTGCGTCGACGCCCGCTCCGCCTCGACCGCCAACGGCACCGCGATCCAGCAGTACACCTGCAACGGCACCACCGCCCAGCACTTCCGGCTCGCCGCGACCGACGGCGGCTACGTCCGGCTGGCCGCCCGCAACGACCCCGGCCAGGTCGTCGACGTCACCGGAGTCGCCACGGCCGACAACGCGCCCCTGCAACTGTGGGCCTACGGCGGCGGCGCGAACCAGCAGTGGCGCCCCGTCGCGGAGGCCGGCGGCACCCAGCACTTCGTCGCCCGCCACAGCGGCAAGTGCCTCGCCGTCGCCACCACGGCGGCCACCGACTCCGTGCAACTCGTCCAGCGCACCTGCGACAACTCCGCCGCGCAGAGTTTCCGGCTCACCGCGCAGCCCTGA